A region of Corynebacterium glucuronolyticum DSM 44120 DNA encodes the following proteins:
- the gndA gene encoding NADP-dependent phosphogluconate dehydrogenase, translated as MTEATPDKKAQIGVVGLAIMGSNLARNFASKGYTVAVYNRTFAKTQALMENHGSEGDFLPSDTIEDFVASLEKPRRAMIMVQAGAATDAVIEQLAAAMEEGDIIIDGGNSLFTDTIRREKAIRARGLHYVGTGVSGGEEGALHGPSIMPGGTEKAYESLGPLLESISAHVDGEPCCTHVGSDGAGHFVKMVHNGIEYADMQVIGEAYDLLRRVGGLDTDEISEIFGEWNKGDLNSYLVEITAEVLAHKDAETGKPLVDVIVDAAGQKGTGRWTAKEALDLGIPVTGIGEAVFARALSSSLDQRAAAQDKLPSGTLSEEAVDKDQFVEDVRRALYASKLVAYAQGFDEILAGAKEYNWTIKPGELAKIWRGGCIIRATFLNRITDAFEKNPELPSLLLDPYFNGELDGLVDSWRRVVVEATKRGVPVPVFASSLSYYDGLRSNRLPAALIQGQRDFFGAHTYKRVDKEGTFHTLWSEDRSEVEY; from the coding sequence ATGACAGAAGCAACTCCTGACAAGAAGGCCCAAATCGGCGTCGTTGGACTCGCCATCATGGGTTCCAACCTCGCCCGCAACTTCGCTTCCAAGGGCTACACCGTCGCCGTCTACAACCGCACCTTCGCCAAGACACAGGCGCTCATGGAAAACCACGGCTCCGAGGGAGATTTCCTCCCGTCCGATACCATCGAGGATTTCGTGGCTAGCCTCGAAAAACCACGCCGTGCCATGATCATGGTTCAGGCCGGTGCCGCCACCGATGCCGTCATTGAGCAGCTCGCCGCTGCGATGGAGGAAGGCGACATCATCATCGATGGCGGTAACTCTCTGTTCACCGACACCATCCGCCGCGAGAAGGCAATCCGCGCCCGTGGCCTGCACTACGTTGGCACCGGCGTGTCCGGTGGCGAGGAAGGCGCACTTCACGGCCCGTCGATTATGCCCGGCGGCACGGAGAAGGCGTACGAATCTCTCGGACCGCTTCTGGAATCCATCTCTGCTCACGTCGACGGCGAGCCGTGCTGCACGCACGTCGGCTCCGATGGTGCAGGACACTTTGTGAAGATGGTACACAACGGCATCGAATACGCTGACATGCAGGTCATCGGCGAGGCTTACGATCTCCTGCGTCGCGTTGGCGGGCTGGATACCGATGAGATCTCCGAGATCTTTGGCGAGTGGAACAAGGGTGACCTGAACTCTTACCTGGTTGAGATCACCGCTGAGGTTCTCGCCCATAAGGATGCTGAGACGGGCAAACCGCTTGTCGACGTCATTGTGGATGCGGCCGGCCAGAAGGGTACCGGTCGGTGGACGGCCAAGGAAGCTCTCGACCTCGGCATCCCGGTCACTGGTATTGGTGAAGCCGTCTTCGCCCGTGCACTGTCCTCCAGCCTCGACCAGCGCGCTGCTGCGCAGGACAAACTGCCCTCCGGCACCCTGTCTGAGGAAGCTGTGGACAAGGATCAATTTGTCGAGGACGTTCGTCGCGCTCTGTACGCCTCGAAGCTCGTTGCCTACGCTCAGGGCTTCGACGAGATCCTTGCCGGGGCGAAGGAATACAACTGGACGATTAAGCCCGGTGAGCTTGCCAAGATCTGGCGCGGGGGCTGCATCATCCGCGCAACCTTCCTCAACCGCATTACCGATGCCTTTGAGAAGAACCCGGAGCTTCCGTCTCTTCTGCTCGACCCGTACTTCAACGGTGAGCTCGATGGTCTGGTGGACTCTTGGCGCCGCGTTGTCGTTGAGGCAACAAAGCGCGGAGTGCCGGTGCCCGTGTTCGCATCGTCACTGAGCTACTACGACGGTCTGCGTTCCAACCGCCTGCCCGCCGCTCTCATCCAAGGTCAGCGCGACTTCTTTGGTGCTCACACCTACAAGCGTGTGGACAAGGAAGGCACCTTCCACACCCTGTGGTCTGAGGATCGCTCGGAAGTTGAGTACTAA
- a CDS encoding PaaI family thioesterase — MKLQELCARAHSRPLDEQEIAEFNAATGGLDSTLGARYTAISRGTVTMELEITDRVTQPFGIVHGGVYSALAESAASVGGLVATAGARGVAGISNSTDFVSSAAHGTITVTAQAVHCGKTLHLWNVTCTSGERILAKSAVRLIVHSARMD; from the coding sequence ATGAAGCTGCAAGAGTTATGTGCCCGTGCCCATTCCCGCCCTCTCGATGAGCAGGAAATAGCGGAATTTAACGCTGCCACCGGCGGGTTGGACAGCACGCTCGGGGCGCGATACACGGCTATTTCCCGCGGAACGGTAACAATGGAGTTGGAGATCACAGACCGCGTCACCCAGCCTTTCGGTATCGTTCACGGTGGTGTGTACTCAGCACTGGCGGAATCGGCGGCATCTGTTGGTGGGCTCGTGGCCACTGCGGGAGCCCGGGGAGTTGCGGGCATCTCCAATTCCACCGATTTCGTCTCGTCCGCAGCGCACGGCACGATCACCGTGACGGCGCAGGCCGTGCACTGCGGAAAAACGCTGCACCTGTGGAACGTGACCTGTACCAGCGGCGAGCGGATCCTGGCCAAGAGCGCCGTCCGCCTCATCGTGCACAGTGCGCGGATGGACTAA